The Vibrio navarrensis genome has a segment encoding these proteins:
- a CDS encoding MltR family transcriptional regulator, translated as MAENLNETEIIERLNNAASVRGFFVESVDIFTEAIDGLIQRIFRKDNFAVQSVVGPLLHDSGPLGDLSVRLKLLFGLGVLGDHCYHDIEDIIKLKHKLNSDSTDYEFTDPYILEAIQKLHLVKSMGMVQLRVDEPDDDIDLGFYQLQLQRRQQVIRSGLSLAIVEICNELGKDSPF; from the coding sequence ATGGCAGAGAACCTAAACGAAACCGAGATAATAGAACGCTTGAATAATGCCGCTTCGGTCAGAGGTTTTTTTGTTGAAAGCGTAGATATTTTTACTGAAGCCATTGACGGTCTTATCCAACGTATTTTCCGCAAAGACAACTTCGCCGTTCAGTCGGTGGTTGGCCCGTTACTTCATGATTCAGGACCGCTTGGCGATCTCTCCGTGCGCCTCAAACTGCTGTTTGGCCTTGGGGTGCTAGGCGATCACTGCTATCACGACATCGAAGACATTATTAAGCTCAAACATAAACTTAACAGCGACAGTACCGATTACGAATTCACCGATCCATACATTTTAGAAGCGATCCAAAAGCTGCATTTAGTGAAAAGCATGGGAATGGTGCAACTGCGCGTCGATGAACCCGATGACGACATTGATCTTGGCTTTTATCAATTACAGCTGCAACGTCGGCAACAAGTGATCCGCTCAGGTCTCTCTTTGGCCATCGTTGAAATCTGCAATGAATTGGGCAAGGACAGCCCATTCTAA
- a CDS encoding mannitol-1-phosphate 5-dehydrogenase has protein sequence MKNAVHFGAGNIGRGFIGKLLADADVAVTFADVNAPLVDQLSHKQQYKVKVVGSECQIDTVTHVTAVNSASDDVIEQIVKTDLVTTAVGPNVLDIIAKTIAKGIAQRFAAGNQAPLNIIACENMVRGTTHLKGEVYKHLNPELHAQADDLIGFVDSAVDRIVPPAEAANDDPLEVTVESFSEWIVDEQQFKGEIPDIAGMEKTNNLMAFVERKLFTLNTGHCITAYLGCLKGHRTIREAIEDEEIYADVKQAMQESGEVLIRRYGFDREMHNAYIEKILGRFANPYLVDEVDRVGRQPIRKLGENDRLIKPLLGTIEYGTDNQTLLKGIAAALKYQNETDPQAQELQNALRELGVKKTLSHYTGLAEECAEVAQIEAIFLQL, from the coding sequence ATGAAAAATGCAGTTCATTTTGGCGCAGGTAACATTGGTCGTGGTTTTATTGGCAAACTGCTCGCTGATGCCGATGTCGCAGTCACCTTTGCCGACGTCAACGCTCCCTTGGTCGATCAACTCAGCCACAAACAACAGTACAAAGTGAAAGTGGTCGGCAGTGAGTGCCAAATCGACACCGTGACGCATGTTACTGCGGTCAACTCCGCTAGTGACGATGTGATTGAGCAAATTGTGAAAACCGATTTGGTCACTACCGCAGTGGGGCCAAACGTGCTCGATATCATCGCTAAGACGATTGCCAAAGGCATCGCACAACGTTTTGCTGCTGGCAACCAAGCGCCGCTAAACATCATTGCGTGTGAAAACATGGTACGCGGCACCACACATTTGAAAGGCGAAGTGTACAAACATTTAAATCCCGAGCTTCACGCTCAAGCCGACGATCTGATTGGCTTTGTCGATTCAGCGGTTGACCGCATCGTGCCACCTGCCGAAGCGGCCAACGATGACCCACTGGAAGTCACCGTGGAAAGTTTTAGCGAGTGGATTGTCGATGAGCAGCAGTTTAAAGGCGAGATCCCTGATATTGCCGGCATGGAGAAAACCAACAATCTGATGGCCTTTGTCGAGCGAAAACTGTTCACCCTCAACACCGGTCATTGCATCACCGCGTACTTAGGCTGCTTAAAAGGCCACCGTACCATCCGTGAAGCGATTGAGGATGAAGAAATCTACGCAGACGTCAAACAGGCGATGCAAGAGAGTGGTGAAGTGCTGATCCGCCGCTATGGCTTTGATCGCGAGATGCACAATGCTTACATCGAGAAAATTCTTGGCCGCTTTGCCAACCCTTATTTGGTGGATGAAGTGGATCGCGTTGGGCGTCAGCCAATCCGCAAGCTTGGCGAAAATGATAGATTAATCAAACCACTACTGGGTACAATTGAGTACGGCACCGACAACCAAACCCTGCTGAAAGGGATTGCCGCTGCGCTCAAATACCAAAATGAGACCGACCCGCAAGCGCAAGAGTTGCAAAACGCGCTGCGAGAGCTTGGGGTGAAAAAGACCTTAAGTCACTACACCGGTCTCGCTGAAGAGTGTGCGGAAGTGGCGCAAATCGAAGCCATTTTCCTACAACTTTAA
- a CDS encoding PTS mannitol transporter subunit IICBA — MISPDAKIKIQNFGRFLSNMVMPNIGAFIAWGFITALFIPTGWLPNETLASMVGPMITYLLPLLIGYTGGKLVGGDRGAVVGAITTMGVIVGTDIPMFMGAMMVGPLGGWAIKTFDKKVEGKIKSGFEMLVNNFSAGIIGMLCAMLAFFLIGPFVKILSGGLAAGVNFLVSAHLLPLTSIFVEPAKILFLNNAINHGIFSPLGIQQASEMGQSIFFLIEANPGPGLGILLAYMVFGKGTARQTAGGASIIHFFGGIHEIYFPYILMNPRLILAAIAGGMTGVFVLTVFDAGIVSPASPGSIFAVLLMTQKASIVGVLASIASAATVSFAVASLLMKTQSSSEEEGDEAALAKATSQMKNMKSASKGTVSASNQSKGNVDLTKVQSIIVACDAGMGSSAMGASMLRKKVQEAGLTIHVTNLAINSLTESADIVITHKDLTDRARKHAPNAYHISLVNFLDGEMYNQLVTKLLAAQKPSAANDENAVKVSLVAANDDNYNPQKPSVFQIQRENIHLGLKATNKEEAIRFAGNKLVELGYAEPEYVDAMFAREALVPTYLGESIAVPHGTVEAKDRVKKTGIVICQYPAGIQFTDDADDVAKLVIGIAAKNDEHIQVITTITNALDEPEAIERLTSTQDVEEILNILSGQQAA; from the coding sequence ATGATATCACCAGATGCAAAGATCAAGATACAAAATTTTGGTCGTTTTCTGTCTAACATGGTCATGCCCAACATAGGCGCATTCATCGCTTGGGGCTTTATTACCGCACTTTTCATTCCAACCGGATGGCTACCCAACGAGACCTTAGCGTCCATGGTTGGCCCTATGATTACCTACTTACTGCCACTGCTGATCGGTTACACTGGCGGTAAACTGGTCGGTGGCGATCGCGGCGCTGTCGTCGGTGCCATCACCACCATGGGTGTCATTGTCGGTACCGATATCCCCATGTTTATGGGGGCAATGATGGTCGGCCCACTTGGCGGCTGGGCAATCAAAACCTTTGATAAAAAAGTCGAAGGAAAAATCAAAAGCGGCTTTGAGATGTTGGTCAACAACTTCTCCGCTGGCATCATCGGCATGCTTTGTGCCATGTTGGCTTTCTTCCTGATTGGCCCATTTGTCAAAATCCTTTCTGGCGGTTTGGCAGCGGGGGTAAACTTCCTAGTTTCAGCACACCTGCTCCCTCTAACCTCCATTTTTGTTGAACCTGCGAAAATTCTCTTCCTGAACAACGCAATCAACCACGGTATTTTCTCACCGCTGGGCATTCAGCAAGCCTCTGAAATGGGTCAATCGATCTTCTTCTTGATTGAAGCAAACCCAGGCCCAGGTCTTGGCATTCTGTTGGCGTACATGGTGTTTGGTAAAGGCACCGCGCGTCAAACCGCTGGCGGCGCATCCATCATCCACTTCTTCGGTGGTATTCATGAGATCTATTTCCCATACATTCTGATGAATCCACGTTTGATCCTCGCAGCCATCGCAGGTGGCATGACTGGCGTGTTCGTCCTTACCGTATTTGATGCAGGCATCGTCTCTCCTGCCTCTCCTGGTTCTATCTTCGCAGTGCTGCTGATGACACAAAAAGCGTCTATCGTCGGTGTTCTTGCGTCTATCGCGTCGGCGGCAACGGTTTCTTTCGCGGTGGCTTCACTGCTGATGAAAACCCAGAGCTCAAGCGAAGAAGAAGGTGATGAAGCGGCGTTGGCCAAAGCAACCTCACAAATGAAAAACATGAAGTCGGCGTCAAAAGGCACAGTGAGTGCAAGCAATCAGAGCAAGGGCAACGTTGATCTGACCAAAGTACAAAGCATTATCGTCGCTTGTGATGCGGGCATGGGCTCAAGCGCGATGGGCGCGAGTATGCTACGCAAGAAAGTACAAGAGGCAGGACTTACAATCCACGTCACTAACCTTGCTATCAACAGCCTAACCGAGAGTGCCGATATCGTGATTACTCATAAAGATCTCACTGACCGTGCACGCAAGCACGCACCAAACGCCTACCACATCTCACTGGTGAATTTCCTTGATGGCGAGATGTACAACCAACTGGTGACCAAACTGCTCGCTGCGCAAAAGCCGTCGGCGGCAAACGATGAGAATGCGGTGAAAGTGTCATTGGTGGCGGCCAACGACGATAATTACAACCCTCAGAAACCTTCGGTTTTTCAAATCCAACGTGAAAACATCCACCTCGGATTGAAAGCGACCAACAAAGAAGAAGCGATCCGTTTTGCGGGCAACAAGTTGGTTGAATTGGGTTACGCCGAGCCAGAATACGTTGATGCGATGTTTGCACGCGAAGCACTGGTACCAACTTATCTGGGCGAATCAATCGCCGTACCGCACGGCACGGTGGAAGCGAAAGATCGCGTGAAGAAAACTGGGATCGTGATCTGCCAATACCCAGCAGGCATCCAGTTTACCGATGATGCCGACGACGTGGCTAAGTTGGTGATTGGCATCGCGGCGAAAAACGATGAACACATTCAGGTAATTACCACCATTACCAACGCACTTGACGAGCCAGAAGCGATTGAAAGGCTGACCAGCACCCAGGATGTTGAAGAAATCCTCAACATTTTGAGCGGTCAACAAGCCGCGTAA
- a CDS encoding TRAP transporter substrate-binding protein: MPANKPCQSLLKRALIASVALLSFSAFAADQVYRLKLAETWGPNTPILGDASKNMAKLAQEMSNGRLQIRIDSANKHKAPLGVFDMVKSGQYDLGHSSSYYWKGKVPNTLYFSSMPFGMVTMEQYAWFYHGGGMDLMEKVYAPHNLLSFPGGNSDIQMGGWFKKEINSLEDLQGLKMRIPGFAGEVLARVGAKPTNIAPGELYTSLERGTIDALEWVGPAFDLRMGFQKIAPYYYTAWHEPGSETQFLVNKKTWDKLPKDLQVILETAFRVAAFDMYTQAVDANASSWATMKNEYPDIKVRDFPPQVLAAMRTATQELLAEEAAKDPLAKEIINSQEQYLKKVRAWTNISTQAYLQSNTQ, from the coding sequence ATGCCAGCCAACAAACCCTGCCAATCCCTACTAAAACGCGCGCTGATTGCGTCTGTCGCCCTGCTCTCCTTTTCCGCCTTTGCCGCCGACCAAGTCTATCGTCTCAAGCTCGCGGAAACTTGGGGGCCAAACACGCCGATTTTAGGCGATGCGTCGAAAAATATGGCCAAACTGGCCCAAGAGATGTCCAACGGGCGTTTGCAGATCCGCATTGATTCCGCCAACAAGCACAAAGCGCCGCTTGGCGTGTTTGATATGGTGAAATCAGGTCAATACGATTTGGGCCATTCCAGTTCTTACTATTGGAAAGGCAAAGTGCCGAATACCCTCTATTTTTCTTCAATGCCGTTTGGCATGGTCACCATGGAGCAGTACGCGTGGTTTTATCACGGCGGCGGTATGGATCTGATGGAAAAAGTGTATGCGCCGCATAACCTGCTCTCCTTTCCCGGTGGCAATTCTGATATTCAAATGGGCGGTTGGTTTAAAAAAGAGATCAACTCACTGGAAGATTTGCAAGGGCTGAAAATGCGTATTCCGGGCTTTGCTGGCGAAGTGCTGGCCCGTGTCGGCGCCAAACCAACCAATATTGCCCCCGGAGAGCTGTATACATCACTTGAGCGCGGCACCATAGATGCACTGGAATGGGTCGGACCTGCGTTTGATCTGCGCATGGGATTTCAAAAAATCGCCCCTTACTATTACACCGCTTGGCATGAACCGGGCTCAGAAACCCAATTCTTAGTCAATAAAAAGACGTGGGATAAATTACCCAAGGATCTCCAAGTGATCTTGGAAACGGCGTTTCGAGTCGCGGCGTTTGACATGTACACCCAAGCGGTGGATGCCAATGCCAGCAGTTGGGCAACGATGAAAAACGAGTATCCCGACATTAAAGTGCGCGACTTTCCGCCGCAGGTGCTCGCTGCGATGCGAACCGCCACCCAAGAGTTGCTCGCAGAAGAAGCGGCCAAAGATCCTTTGGCAAAAGAGATCATCAACTCACAAGAGCAGTATCTGAAGAAAGTTCGCGCTTGGACCAACATCTCTACCCAAGCCTATTTGCAAAGCAACACACAATAA